The Methanobrevibacter wolinii SH genome includes a region encoding these proteins:
- a CDS encoding glycosyltransferase family 2 protein, whose amino-acid sequence MTNPKVTVIISVYNEEKYLKKALDSILNQSLKEIEVICINDKSSDKSLEIIKEYKSKDKRIKLINNEENLGLGLSRNNGLKIAKGEYIAFVDGDDWIKKECLEETYNKSKKLNTDITMFQMTNYNDENKSFHENKWSNLDELSNEYDNKVFDASKTKNFLFKLPVSACQKIYKKSFLDDINAKFPVGIYFEDNPFFYYVWLKAKRITIIKKQYYIRRVHPESITGTCDKKFFDIIPSGIELFKIFIENDFYKDYKEDLINYRIDAYRLTVNCIDSNLLGEFYNLSKEEFKKIYNSKYKEDFLKYMNNKNLRIFNSILNTKNVCQFRKDYFTIS is encoded by the coding sequence ATGACTAATCCAAAAGTAACAGTTATTATATCAGTTTATAATGAAGAAAAATATCTTAAAAAAGCTTTAGATAGTATACTTAATCAAAGTCTTAAAGAAATCGAAGTAATTTGTATTAATGATAAATCAAGTGATAAATCTCTTGAAATTATAAAAGAATATAAAAGTAAAGATAAAAGAATTAAATTAATCAATAATGAAGAAAATCTAGGACTTGGATTAAGTAGAAATAATGGATTAAAAATAGCTAAAGGAGAATACATTGCATTTGTTGATGGGGATGACTGGATTAAAAAAGAATGCTTAGAAGAAACCTATAATAAATCTAAAAAACTAAATACAGATATTACTATGTTTCAAATGACTAATTACAATGATGAAAATAAAAGTTTTCATGAAAATAAATGGTCTAATTTAGATGAATTAAGTAATGAATATGACAATAAAGTATTTGATGCAAGTAAAACCAAAAATTTTCTTTTTAAATTACCAGTTAGTGCATGTCAAAAAATCTATAAAAAAAGTTTTTTAGATGATATTAATGCTAAATTTCCTGTTGGAATATATTTTGAAGATAATCCTTTTTTCTACTATGTATGGCTTAAAGCAAAACGTATTACAATAATCAAAAAACAATATTATATAAGAAGAGTACATCCTGAATCTATTACTGGTACTTGTGATAAAAAATTCTTTGATATTATACCAAGTGGTATAGAATTATTTAAAATCTTTATTGAAAATGACTTTTACAAAGATTATAAAGAAGATTTAATTAATTATAGAATCGATGCATATAGACTTACTGTAAACTGTATAGATAGTAATTTACTTGGAGAATTCTATAATCTATCTAAAGAAGAATTTAAAAAAATATATAATAGCAAATACAAAGAAGACTTTTTAAAATATATGAACAATAAAAATTTAAGAATATTTAACTCTATACTTAATACAAAAAATGTATGTCAATTTAGAAAAGATTATTTCACAATTAGTTAA